In the Larimichthys crocea isolate SSNF chromosome XXI, L_crocea_2.0, whole genome shotgun sequence genome, one interval contains:
- the LOC113744151 gene encoding uncharacterized protein LOC113744151 codes for MIDQDVAIEALGIICNAHVSSVQRPRSAGMDCHVQRMGINNFICTMVDSEQTCRVSGLNYRHLQSMLQGSGQDDDAGGFAEAHMMDVSTTSRNLVIDQNEFFDPPFNYDFTHLKDTETYFRGGEVYERPCGWQRFGLKVLGKYDGNTWLGTRYRSTQSVPGEWPVSFHGTSKAGADGIISGFYEPGPGAVYGRGIYSTPYIKEAEKYAKSFVSYKTGKKYMVILQNRINPRYREKHNSDKYWLVRIPRGTSDEEEQQMVERAIRPYGLLLKQLN; via the exons ATGATCGATCAAGACGTTGCAATTGAAGCTTTGGGCATAATCTGCAATGCTCATGTATCATCTGTTCAAAGACCACGTTCAGCTGGCATGGATTGTCATGTACAGCGGATGGGCATCAATAATTTCATCTGCACAATGGTGGATTCAGAACAAACCTg CAGGGTGTCAGGACTGAATTACAGACACCTCCAAAGCATGTTGCAAGGTTCTGGACAAGATGATGACGCAGGAGGCTTTGCTGAAGCCCACATGATGGATGTTTCAACAACATCAAGGAATCTTGTCATTGACCAAAATGAATTCTTTGACCCACCGTTCAACTATGATTTCACCCAtttgaaagacacagagacctATTTCAGAGGTGGAGAGGTGTATGAACGCCCATGTGGTTGGCAGCGTTTTGGTCTGAAG GTCCTGGGTAAATACGATGGAAACACCTGGCTAGGGACCCGGTATCGTAGCACACAGTCAGTGCCAGGAGAGTGGCCTGTGTCCTTCCATGGGACATCAAAG GCCGGGGCTGATGGCATCATTTCTGGATTTTACGAG cCTGGCCCAGGTGCTGTTTATGGCAGGGGGATTTATTCTACTCCTTATATcaaagaggcagaaaaataTGCCAAATCATTCGTCTCCTACAAGACGGGCAAGAAGTACATGGTGATTCTGCAGAATCGTATCAACCCCAGGTACAGGGAGAAACACAACAGCGACAAGTACTGGCTGGTTCGCATCCCCAGAGGAACATCAGatgaagaagagcagcagatgGTCGAGAGGGCCATCCGCCCTTATGGACTTCTGTTGAAACAACTTAATTAA
- the LOC104938433 gene encoding high choriolytic enzyme 1: protein MAFFKQMLGLLVFLVVFDRSWAEEKELSVSELLWKANKDVVHREDEPLVVDDIAYDNENERNADPCTSRGCMWGKSNDGKVYVPYVIAGHYSSRERSIIERGLLSFNDVTCIRFVKRTNQRDYLNIQSDNGCYSYVGRRGYSQTLSLDRQGCLYHSTVQHELLHALGFNHEQCRSDRDQYIKILWHNIQSGWEYAFDKINTLNQGTPYDYNSVMQYHRYAFSGNNRPTMEPIPNANVEFGTAKQMSKNDIARVNTLYKC from the exons ATGGCTTTCTTCAAGCAGATGCTCGGTCTTCTTGTCTTCCTTGTAGTCTTTGACCGCTCCTGGGCTGAAGAGAAG gaactgtctgtctctgagcttCTGTGGAAGGCAAACAAGGATGTTG TGCACAGAGAGGACGAGCCCCTTGTCGTGGATGACATCGCTTATGACaatgaaaatgagagaaacGCTGATCCCTGCACCTCCCGCGGCTGCATGTGGGGCAAATCCAATGATGGAAAGGTCTATGTGCCGTATGTCATCGCTGGACATTACT CTTCTCGTGAGCGTTCTATCATCGAGCGCGGTCTGCTGTCCTTCAATGACGTCACTTGCATCCGTTTCGTCAAACGCACCAACCAGAGAGATTACCTGAACATCCAGTCTGACAATGG GTGTTACTCCTATGTCGGCCGCCGTGGTTATTCCCAGACATTGTCTCTGGACCGTCAGGGCTGCCTCTACCACAGCACCGTCCAGCACGAGCTGCTCCACGCCCTGGGCTTCAACCACGAACAGTGCCGCTCTGACAGGGACCAGTACATCAAGATCCTTTGGCATAACATCCAGTCCG gTTGGGAATACGCCTTCGACAAGATCAACACTCTGAACCAGGGAACACCCTACGATTACAACTCTGTCATGCAGTACCACAG GTATGCCTTCTCTGGGAACAATCGGCCCACTATGGAGCCCATCCCCAACGCCAATGTTGAATTCGGCACAGCTAAGCAGATGAGCAAGAATGACATCGCCAGAGTGAACACTCTGTACAAATGTTAA
- the LOC104938434 gene encoding low choriolytic enzyme — MKMKCILGLVVLVAVSAWAEQEVTEALSASEQIESVNRGIVHSPDEPYIEDDVAYESEAQRNADPCTSRGCKWPKSADGKVYVHYVISRVFSPREVSIIEHGLKSFHQVSCIRFVKSASQKDYLNIKPLNGCWSYLGRLGNAQDLSLDRSGCVYHHTVQHEVLHALGFHHEQKRSDRDQYIRVVLENVTPGLEHNFDKIHTLNQETTYDYGSVMHYHQYAFSKNNQPTLVAIPDSSVRFGLASEMSQKDIIRLNRLYQC, encoded by the exons ATGAAAATGAAGTGCATTCTGGGTCTCGTGGTCCTGGTGGCTGTCTCAGCCTGGGCTGAGCAGGAG GTCACTGAGGCTTTGAGTGCTTCAGAGCAGATCGAAAGTGTCAACAGGGGCATTG TCCATTCTCCTGATGAACCGTACATAGAGGACGATGTTGCTTATGAATCTGAGGCTCAGAGAAATGCTGACCCCTGCACGTCTCGTGGCTGCAAGTGGCCCAAGTCCGCTGATGGGAAGGTCTACGTACATTACGTCATTTCCAGAGTGTTCT CCCCTCGTGAGGTGTCCATCATCGAGCATGGTCTGAAGTCCTTCCACCAGGTCTCTTGTATCCGCTTTGTTAAGAGCGCCAGCCAGAAAGACTACCTGAACATCAAGCCCTTAAATGG GTGCTGGTCTTATCTTGGCCGTCTTGGCAATGCACAGGATCTGTCCCTTGACCGCTCAGGCTGTGTTTACCACCACACTGTCCAGCATGAGGTGCTCCACGCACTGGGCTTCCACCATGAGCAGAAACGCTCCGACCGCGACCAGTACATCCGCGTCGTGCTGGAGAATGTCACCCCTG GATTGGAGCACAACTTTGACAAAATCCATACTCTGAACCAGGAAACCACCTACGACTACGGCTCTGTCATGCATTACCACCA GTACGCTTTCTCTAAAAACAACCAGCCCACCTTAGTGGCTATTCCTGACTCCAGTGTTAGGTTTGGTTTGGCCTCAGAGATGAGCCAGAAGGACATCATCAGGCTCAACAGGCTGTACCAGTGCTGA
- the nup93 gene encoding nuclear pore complex protein Nup93 — MDAEGFGELLQQAEQLAAETEAVSELPHVERNLQEIQQAGERLRSRTLTRTTQDAADVKASILLGSRGLDIFHISQRLESLSAATTFEPLEPVKDTDIQGFLKNERDNALLSAIEESRRRTFLLAEEYHRESMLVQWEQVKQRVLHTLLGAGEDALDFSQDVEPSFVSEVTAPGRSALDSVEVAYGRQIYIFNEKIVNGHIQPNLGDLCASVAESLDDKNVSDMWLMVKQMTDVLLVPAKDTLKSRTSVEMQMAFVRQALNFLENSYKNYTMVTVFGNLHQAQLGGVPGTYQLVRSFLNIKLPGPLPGMQDGEIEGHPVWAVIYYCLRCGDLNAAMQVVNRVQHQLGDFKTWFQEYMNSPDRRLSPTSENKLRLHYRRVLRNSADPYKRAVYCLIGKCDISDNHGEVADKTEDYLWLKLNQVCFDDDGSSSPQDRLTLPQLQKQLLEDYGESHFSASQQPFLYFQVLFLTAQFEAAVAFLFRVERLRSHAVHVALVLYELRLLLKSSGQSAQLLSQEPGDPPMVRRLNFIRLLMLYTRKFESTDPREALQYFYFLRNEKDSQGENMFMRCVSELVIESREFDMLLGRLEKDGSRKPGVIDKFAGDTRAIISKVALEAENKGLFEEAVKLYELAKNPDKVLELMNRLLSPVIAQISAPQSNKERLKNTAVAIAERYRSQGIAGEKSVDSTFYLLLDLTTFFDEYHGGHVDRAYDVMERLKLLPLSQDSVEERVAAFRNFSDEVRHNLSEVLLATMNILFTQHKRLKGAAAGTPGRPQRTIEDRDMQLRSQARALITFAGMIPYNMAGDTNARLVQMELLMN; from the exons GTCAATCCTCCTTGGTTCCAGAGGTTTAGACATCTTCCACATTTCTCAGCGGTTGGAAAGTCTAAGTGCTGCCACCACTTTTGAGCCCCTGGAGCCGGTCAAAGACACTGACATACAG GGCTTTTTGAAGAACGAGAGGGACAACGCCCTCCTGTCAGCCATCGAGGAGTCTCGCCGCAGG acATTCCTGTTGGCCGAAGAGTACCACCGTGAGTCCATGCTGGTTCAGTGGGAGCAGGTTAAGCAGAGAGTGTTGCACACGCTACTCGGAGCAGGAGAGGACGCACTGGACTTCAGTCAAGATGTAGAG cccagCTTTGTGAGTGAAGTGACCGCTCCTGGAAGAAGTGCGTTGGACAGCGTGGAAGTGGCCTATGGACGACAG atttacattttcaacGAGAAGATAGTAAATGGTCACATTCAGCCTAATCTGGGAGATTTATGTGCTTCTGTAGCAGAAAGCTTGGATGACAAG AATGTATCGGACATGTGGCTGATGGTGAAACAGATGACGGATGTGTTGTTGGTTCCAGCCAAAGACACTCTCAAAAGCCGCACCTCTGTTGAAATGCAAATGGCCTTCGTACGTCAGGCGCTTAACTTCCTTGAGAACAG TTATAAGAACTATACCATGGTGACGGTGTTTGGGAACCTCCATCAAGCCCAACTAGGAGGAGTGCCAGGAACATACCAACTAGTCCGCAGCTTCCTCAACATTAAACTACCAGGGCCTCTTCCTGGCATGCAG GATGGTGAGATAGAGGGCCACCCAGTGTGGGCTGTGATCTACTACTGTCTGCGCTGTGGGGATCTGAATGCAGCCATGCAAGTTGTGAACAGAGTGCAACATCAGCTGGGAGACTTCAAAACCTGGTTTCAGGAGTACATGAACAGCCCTGACAGACG CCTTTCCCCGACTTCAGAGAACAAGCTTCGCCTCCACTACCGCAGAGTGCTGAGGAACAGCGCTGACCCCTACAAGAGAGCCGTCTACTGCCTGATCGGGAAATGTGACATCAGTGATAACCACGGAGAGGTGGCTGATAAGACTGAAGACTACCTCTGGCTAAAG TTGAACCAGGTGTGTTTTGATGATGACGGCAGCAGCTCTCCTCAGGACAGGCTGACCCTGCCACAGCTACAGAAACAGCTGCTGGAGGACTATG GCGAGTCCCATTTCTCTGCGAGCCAGCAGCCATTCCTGTATTTCCAGGTGTTGTTTCTGACGGCACAGTTTGAGGCGGCGGTGGCATTCTTGTTTCGCGTCGAGAGACTTCGGAGTCATGCTGTGCACGTTGCGTTGGTCCTGTACGAGCTACGGCTGTTGCTGAAGTCATCTGGGCAAAGCGCtcagctgt TGAGTCAGGAGCCTGGTGACCCTCCCATGGTACGCCGCCTGAACTTTATCCGCCTGCTCATGCTCTACACTCGCAAGTTTGAGTCTACTGATCCACGCGAAGCCCTGCAGTACTTCTACTTCCTACG CAACGAGAAAGACAGCCAGGGAGAAAACATGTTCATGCGGTGCGTCAGTGAACTTGTCATTGAGAGTCGAGAG tttgacatGCTGTTGGGGAGATTAGAGAAGGACGGCAGTAGGAAG CCTGGAGTCATAGATAAGTTTGCCGGAGACACCAGAGCTATCATCAGTAAGGTGGCTCTAGAGGCCGAGAACAAAGGCTTGTTTGAGGAGGCGGTCAAACTCTACGAGCTGGCCAAG AACCCCGATAAAGTGTTGGAGTTGATGAACAGGCTGTTGAGTCCAGTCATTGCCCAAATCAGCGCTCCTCAGTCCAACAAGGAGAGGctaaaaaacactgcagtggcAATTGCTGAGAG GTATCGCTCTCAAGGCATAGCAGGAGAGAAGTCTGTTGACAGTACTTTCTACCTGCTGTTAGACCTGACAACGTTCTTTGATGAGTACCACGGAGGGCACGTCGACAGAGCCTACGAC GTAATGGAGCGTTTAAAGCTTCTCCCTCTCAGTCAGGACagtgtggaggagagagtggCTGCTTTCAGGAACTTCAGCGATGAG GTGCGCCACAACCTGTCTGAAGTGCTGTTAGCCACCATGAACATCTTGTTCACTCAGCACAAACGTCTGAAGGGGGCAGCGGCAGGCACGCCAGGACGACCACAGAGGACCATAGAGGACAGAGACATG CAACTCCGCAGCCAGGCCAGAGCCCTCATCACCTTCGCTGGTATGATTCCCTACAACATGGCTGGAGACACCAACGCAAGACTGGTGCAGATGGAATTACTGATGAACTGA